The Novosphingobium terrae genome segment AAGGGGCAGGGGTTGCAGCGTGCTGGTGAAGATCACCGCCTTGAGAAAGCCTGAGAAGCCCTGCAGCCCGTGCCAGCCGGAGGAGGCGATGTCGCTCGGCAGCGCCTGCGCGTTCACCTGCGTGGCGTGCCAGGCCATAAAGGCGCCCCATACCGCCAGCAAGGCGACCCAGCCCGCGACAGCGCGCCATTGCTTCTCGAACACGGCGAAGGCGAGGGCGAGCAGGGCGAAGGGCAGGGTCAGCTCGCGGATGAACAGGCCCAGCGCGATGGGGATCATCGGCAGCCACCACTTGCGCGGCCAGCCGATCCACAGCGCCAGCGCGATGCAGATGCATTGCCCGGCGGGGTATTCCTGAAGCGCGAGGATGTTGGGCTGCGTGACCTGCGATCCGCCCGCGCCCAGCGCGCCCAACAAGGCCAGCCGCTCGATCAGATGGAGCTTGTACTCGGTGGCCAGCACCCACAGGAAGGTGCCGATAAACAGCGCCGCCATGCAGAAATACTGCACCGCCTGCCAGCCGAAGCGCGCGGCAAAGACGACCTCGGTGGGCTGGCGCATCGTGATGAAAGGCTTGAGGGGATAGTGATGCGCGCGGTGCAGCGTGGCTGCCGCGGCATAGTAATTCTGCCCCTTGGCGACCTGCGCGGCCATATCGTGATAGAGCCGCACATCGGTGTAGCCGCCCTTCTTGGCAACCTTGATCGGCGGCGGCGTGGCCGTGAGGCACCAGGCGGCCAGCGCGGCCACCAGCAGCGCCAGCACCACTGCCAGCACGCGGGCCTTGCGCCGGGGCAGGCGGTCCAGGGCGGGGATATGCGCCGTCAGACCGGCGGGCAGAGACAACATTCCTGATCCTTCTCAAGCTCCCGTGCGTTGCCGCTTCGGGAACGGGCCCTTGTTTGCGCTTTGCTGCCCTGTGTGCAAGGCCCAAGGCAGCATCAGTCGGGGATGGAGTGGGGGCTGGCAGGAAGGCCTTGGCTGTTTCCTGCGCCGCGACTCGGGAAAATGGGCGCTTGATCATGCCTGCAAAGGCTTTGCGGCAAAGCGAGAGGCACGCGCGCCAAAGGCTGCGATACAAGGTTACATCAATTTGATTTCAGGCTGTAAATCTGCAGCTGGCTGGCCCGCTTCGAGCGGATGTCTGATCGAATGCTGCGTGAGGGGGCGGGCGGCTATCCGAAAACTGCGATTTGGGCGCGCCTTCCCTTTACAATGCGCAAGCCGGGGCGAAATTCAAGTGGGTAAATCACTTCTGTCGCCAGAAAGCTGTCAGGCGCAAACAAACCCCAACAGGGACGAATGGCACGGCTTTGACCGGCGCGATGGTGAACTCGCCCACAAAGCAGCGGACCGGACGCTCTAAAACAAGGGGTCAGAATTTTGACGCAAGAGATGAGTATGTGGCTGGTGCCTGCATTGGCAATGCTGGCAGCCGGTCTTGTCGCAGGTTTCGCTGCCGGTATCTTCGGTATTGGCGGCGGTTTCGTTGTGGTTCCCGCGCTGATGCTGGTGCTGCCCCTGCTGGGCGGTGACAAGCACCAGCTGGCCCATGTCGCCATCGGCACATCGGCGGCCACCATCATCATCACCTCGCTCCGTTCGCTGCGGTCGCATGCGAAACGTGGTGCGGTCGAGTTTGAAATCCTGAAAACATGGGCGCCATGGCTGATCGTCGGCGACGCTGTGGGCGTGATGCTGGCGGGCAAGGTCGATGGCCATGTGCTGCTGATGATCTTCGCCATCGGCGTGGCCCTGATGGCCGTGATGTTCCTGCTGCCCAAGCTGGCCGACCACAAGCTGAGCGACAACATGCCCAGCCTGGCGCCGCGCATGGCGATTGCCGGTGGCCTTGGCACCTTTTCGGCGCTGCTGGGCATCGGTGGCGGCACCATCGCCATCATGGTGATGACGCTGAGCGGCCGCACCATCCACCGCGCCATCGCCACGGCGGCTGGCATCGGCACGCTGATCGCCATTCCCAGCGCCATCGGCTTTGCCATCATCGGTTTCGGTGAAAGCGGCCTGCCTTACGGTTCGCTGGGCTATGTGAACATGCCCGCCGTGGTCGCCATCTCGGCGATGTCGATCATCTCGGCGCCCTATGGCGTGGCCGCCGCGCACAGCCTGCCTGCCGGTCCGCTGCGCAAGATCTTCGGCTGCTATCTGCTGGTCGTCTCGGCTATCATGTTCAAGAACGCCATGCATATGGCGCACTGATCGCGTATGAAGGGGGAGCGGAAAGCTCCCCCTTTTTTGTTTCTGCAAGACCAAAATTCATGAGGGACCCAATCCATGCAACTGGACAACCAGAGCATCGACACTCTTTCCGCCGAGGCACAGGACGACCTGCTCTCGCGCGGGTTCAACCGCCGCGATCTGGCGCGCATCGCCGCTGTTTTCGGCACGGGCGCGGCGATGGTCGCCGCCAGCGGTACGCCCGCCTGGGCCTCGGGCGGCGTGCCCGATCCGGCGCCCACCGCCAAGACGCGCATCGGCGCCAATGAATGCTGGACCGGCCCGCTGATGCCCGGCCAGGCCGCCGCCGCCAAGATGATCAGCCAGTCGAACCGCTACTCGCCCCATGACGAGCGCGGCGATTTCATCAAGGCCGTGATGCAGGTCGAGGGCGTGCCCTATGACCATGTCGCTCCGTGGCCCGGTTCGTCGGACCCGCTGTGCCGCAGCGTGATCACCTTCTGCTCGCCCACCAAGGGGCTGGTCACCGCCGATCCCACCTTCGAGCTGGCCGGTCGCACCGCCCAGTGGCTGGGCGCTCCGGTGAAGGCCGTGCCGCTGCTGCCCGAT includes the following:
- a CDS encoding sulfite exporter TauE/SafE family protein, with the protein product MSMWLVPALAMLAAGLVAGFAAGIFGIGGGFVVVPALMLVLPLLGGDKHQLAHVAIGTSAATIIITSLRSLRSHAKRGAVEFEILKTWAPWLIVGDAVGVMLAGKVDGHVLLMIFAIGVALMAVMFLLPKLADHKLSDNMPSLAPRMAIAGGLGTFSALLGIGGGTIAIMVMTLSGRTIHRAIATAAGIGTLIAIPSAIGFAIIGFGESGLPYGSLGYVNMPAVVAISAMSIISAPYGVAAAHSLPAGPLRKIFGCYLLVVSAIMFKNAMHMAH